The genomic segment TGTGTAGTTCTTGTTATATTTGTACCTCCCGATGTCCCCGTGGGGTGCGTCCTTCTGATGTGATTGAAGCGGTAAAAGCGATCGCCATTCGCGAAGGAATTGAGAACAATTCAACTCGTTTTAATCAAATTTTTGTCGAGTTAGTGCAGAAACGAGGCATTCTGTTTGAACCAGAATTAATGCAGAAATATGGCGGTTTACAAGCCATGATCGATCAAGCAGAATTGGGCATTAAATTAACCCTGAAAGGGAAAATGTCACCGTTTCCTGCAAAAATCAAAGACCCTAAAACCTTTAGTGAAGCATTAGAAAAGGCGGAACAAAAATGAAATATTCCTACTACCCTGGATGCAGTCTCCATACCACTGCTAAAGAGTTTGATATCTCAACCCAAGTTGTGATGGAGGAACTCGGAATTGAGTTAGAGGAACTCAAAGATTGGTCTTGTTGTGGGGGCTCTGTTGCTGCTGGAGTTTCTCACGATGTTGGGATGGCAATGGCGGCGAGAAATGTCGCTTTAGCTCAAAAACAAGATCTCGATTTATTAGC from the Planktothrix sp. FACHB-1365 genome contains:
- a CDS encoding 4Fe-4S dicluster domain-containing protein, with product MATKAKKFVFGLKADRQLDGDKMNSDFVKKVVAEGGNGAAIAACMQCGTCSGGCTNIDQMDMSPRTLILMTQRGEWEKVLKSNALWMCSSCYICTSRCPRGVRPSDVIEAVKAIAIREGIENNSTRFNQIFVELVQKRGILFEPELMQKYGGLQAMIDQAELGIKLTLKGKMSPFPAKIKDPKTFSEALEKAEQK